The stretch of DNA GTGACGGAAATGAGTTGGATTGATTCTGTTGTGTGGGCTGGCGCCGGCAATGGCAATGTCACGTCCCCGACAGTCCTCCTCGACCGACACCCCGACACGGCAATCTTCGGGAAGAGGAAATCGGATTACGTGCAGAAACCGATTTCGAAAGCTGGGTTGGAatatatatggaagaaaatGATTGAGCTCGGAAAAGTTGGACTGGTTTTCAATCCTTATGGTGGAAAAATGAACCAAGTACAAGCTTCTGCACTTCCTTTCCCACATCGTGCAGGGAATTTGTTCAAAATCCAGTACTCAATAAGCTGGCAAGATGCAGGAATTGAGGCAGAAAAGAACTTCATAACTCAATCAAGGAGCCTTTACAGTTACATGACTCCTTTCGTGTCCAAGAACCCTAGAAGTGCATATTTGAACTATAGGGATCTTGACATTGGGATCAATCACCATGGCAAGAACAGCTATGCAGAAGGGAAGGTTTATGGAGCCATGTATTTTCATGAAAACTTTGATAGGTTAGTGAAGATCAAGACTGCAGTTGATCCAGACAATTTCTTCCGGAATGAGCAAAGTATCCCTCTGGCATCTTCCTCATAATTAAGGTTTAGGAAATTTTACTCcgatacattaattaattataatgttgtGATGGTCAGTCGATCGATCGAGatggatgatgattattaatatgtaagattttttctatttcttggcAGCTCTTCGATCGCTAGCTTTTTGCTAAAAATATCTCTTAATTTGTAGTGatatttattaatctttatttCCCAATTATATCCCTACGACAAAAACAATTAATaggaatgaaaattaaaaaataccccccccccaaaaaaaaaaaaacttaaaagtcaTCAATTTTAAGTTGTCCTAAAATTATGTAACTTTGGAATGAAATTTCTCACTGAATCCAATCAAATATGTTCAAATTAATGATGTCGGGTTATTACAGAAGCTATTGTTTAGTTGgtctactaaataaataaaattacattattactaCAAGTtgaattattgtgttttaaacttttaatatgtgTTAGTAAACTCTAAGTTACCTATATTTactgaaattattttgataagttaaattgattttaagtaagGTTTTCTCTCAAAAGTAAGtgataatgttgtaattttattatgatctagtttattaaataattattgttgTATAACCTAAAAAGgaattttggtataattatgttatttagtattaaatttgatagtttgatttttgaatagtaaGTTGGTTAGGATTTAATACTTTAGTCagagtgtaacgccccaaacccggttggcctagagaattactacctgtcacttaagaacatgtttcccaacacaactaaaataaaactctaagaCTTTATTAgtaaaactcaatctcaagtactctaaataaccacattgaaactctacaaagtcattactgcagcaaaataaactaaggaatCCAAAATCTCTCGGTAGTCATAataaaccaaactaataacttcaactaaacccaagcccaagatataattaaatctaaaagacattaaaactaaaggacatctgaattccttcttctaacatcctctcccagcttaatcatgctcaccaatctaatccaggtcctctgttggactctccacatcatctaaaaaatattatgaagataggaggtgagttattaacaactcagtaagcagaggacatatgctagcgtgcaaacatgagcatttacaaaatatagcatgcagaacaaaacattttccagagttatcattcagagcagaacatattttcaaaagtaacagagcgatggttttaagacacgtaaaacccataatactttggcataacataaactgagtatcatcatcagatcaaaacataGCGTcaaacagagcatcaaatagagcagagaccatgtttcactcccttggtagggttgtgctaaccccggtggccaaaccaggcagagatagaggtgaaatctttcctttattctccttggagccccaagtgtgcacacaagaaagaccacaataaaaccactttgttttcaaagtgggtgcactcagagacagagaagttggtaccaacccaaacagagcagagcagagacggagtcagatacaaataccagtacatcatgccaaaggttttcagatgttatatcaaaataatatagagtaccaacacagaatcagacagtttacacacactgacaacaaaagccagaagatctttctaaataaatgcacaattttccatattctcaatatcgctccctttttcagatttcagaaaccacatgatagaatttaactcatgtctacacaatgcgtgtcagaacatatttttcttttcttcacacagatttcatgtataatgcagataagtgaccgaggttgatctttgttttcacaagttcccatcatatcacaaaatatgcaagttttcataaaatcaacctcagtcttattaacttatataaaacctagcataggaaccccgcttacctggacaacttagctttacacaattttcctcaaaaatgtcgagttgaatataaattgtcacctataaaaataataacataatttccgtaagttttcaataatCACAAATTTCGACATTTAagcctaagtttctaaaataacctattttaatatctaaacactgaatactattcacagaattaatacaaagtcttaatatatataaagagtcttctctcgttctctctctgAGGGTACAATGTGGAGTTTAAGGTAGATACTGGAGAGATCTATTGCTTGGGCTGGTTTTCAAGTAATAGAAGATGGATGATATACGGGAGAGATGGAGTAAGTTGAGATTATTAGAGAGTGAGGCGAGTGTTCTGGATCTAGAAATAGAAGGGGTGACAGAAACAAAGGAAAAGGGTGATCGAAGTCTGGTGGGGAAGTTGTTTACGGATCGTATAGTATGCAATGAAGTGATCTCCTCAACAATGGCTAAGGTTTGGAAAATAAGTAAACAAGCAATGTTTCAAGAGTGCGGAGAAAATGTTTTTACAGTAACATTTGCTACACATGCTGACAAGTATAAGGTGTTAGATGGGAAACCATGGTTGTTCGATAATGGTTTGTTTGCTTTGAAGTTATTTGATGGGCTTATCCAGCCAAATAAAATCAGGTTTGATTGTGAAGAGTTTTGGGTGCAGTTCCACAACCTGCCATTAGCATATATGAACCGAGTGTGTAGGGTGCAGATCGGTAAGACAATTGGCAATGTGTTAGATGTGGATATCCCGGATGATGGGATAGGATGGGGTAAGTTCCTACGAATCAAGATTGAAAAGAAGTTGCACCAAGCATTGCCAAGAGGTAGAATGATTGGCGTGAAGGGTGATAAAGTCTGGATTCCAATTAAATACGAAAAACTGCCAAAAATTTACTTTATGTGTGGGTATATAGCTCATGAAGCAGGAGGATGTACGTCGAAAAGTGAAAATTTGGCTCAGCATGCAGAAAAGATAATGCAATTTGGCCCATGGCTTCGTGCAGAGTCTACGTATTCAAGGAGGAGTTATTATAGTGGGAAGGTTAGCCATGGGGATAGCGAGAGGTGGAAGATGAGACCAGAGGAGGGGGGGAAACCAGAAACTAATTTAGGTGAGCAAAATGGTGAAAATCAAGGGgctaattcaaattcaaatttgaatttggatGAGGAGGAGAGCGTTGAATTTGTAGCATGTACTCAACAGAAGGGGAATGATATGCTGTCAGTTATGAAAAATAAGGAGATTGAATCAGATGGGTTTGAAGGAGCTAGTGATAAGGGTAGAGCACAGATGAGAGATAACGAGGAGAGGAAATCGGGATGTGTCAACCAGAGTTCAAATTTGGCTGATAAGAAGGgtagttataatgatgagatggctTCGGGTCTGGGCCTGGGCCTGGGCTTGGGGTCAGGCCATTTTAATATTGATCAGATACAAACGACGTTGAGAACTGAGGGGAAGGCATATGAGAGTCTGATTCCTGCAGAATGCTTTCCTGAAACATGTGCTGAGAACCATGTGGTGGACAATGTACGTAGGCTTTGTAGTAGCAAAGGAGGGCGGAAGAAACGTGCGAGGGAGAAAGGTATGACCACGCAGGAGAAAGTAGTAACCAGGTCTAAGAAAAGGGGAGTAGTAAATGAAGATGAATGTTATGCGAATGAGGAGGGAAGGAAGAGATTAAAAGGCAATGGGGAAGGGGATTGTTCCATTGCATATGTTAACTTGGTGGCGGCTGCTGAGTAGCGCCACCAAGAACAATGAAAaccttaagttggaactgccgggGGTTGGGTCACCCCCGTGCAGTTCATGACCTTCATTGTCTAGTGAAGGAGAGGAGACCAGACTTAGTTTTCTTGATGGAAACTAAGTTAGATTCATATAGATGGGAATTTCtaaagagaaaattgaattttgagGGTTGTTTTGTGGTTGATCCACTGGGAAGAAGTGGAGGGTTGGTTTTATTGTGGAAGCTTGAGATAGGGGTGTCAATTCAGTCTTATTCCAGATTCCATATTAATGCACATATTAAGGCTGATCAGGAGGTTGTTGAGTGGCAGTTTACTGGTTTTTATGGGCATCCTGAGGTTAGTAAGAGACAAGAATCGTGGGATATCTTGGTGTCATTAAAACCCTCAAATAACATGCCTTGGTTTATttgtggggattttaatgaaatcttaaCACAAGATGAGAAGAGAGGAGGAAATGTGAGAAGTGTAGCTCAGATGAACAAGTTCAGACAGGTTCTAGAGTTGGGGGAGCTATATGATCTGGGATGGACAGATTCAAAGTTTACTTGGTGCAACAGACACAAagattcaacttttatattagaAAGATTGGATAGAGGATTAGCAAACAGTGGATGGCTAGACTATTTtaacacaattaaaatatatactctGGTTGCTAGAAGTTCTGATCATAGACCTTTATACTTTTCTTTTTGGCAGTAGATTACAGGTCCTAGAGAGTATAAGCATTCGTTTAAATATGAAGTGGCTTGGGGCATGGAAGAAGGATGTAAGGAATTAGTAAGTGAGGTGTGGTTGAAGGAGGGCACAAGGGAAGATCCTGTAAGAGAGGTTCAACAAAGACTTAAAATTTGTAGAATGGGCTTGGCAAAATGGAGTAAAGTTGCTAGATCAGCCTTAGAGAAAGAATTGAAAGATAAGTCTATGTTGCTAAAAAAGTTACAAGatgaagaaaatcaacaaaatgaagtgGAAATAGTGCAGTTACAGAAGGAAGTGGGAGATTTATTGCATAAAGAGGATCTCAAATGGAGGCAAAGGGCAAAAAGGCATTGGTACCAAGAAGGGATAGGAACACCAGATTTTTCCATGCATGTGCCACACAGAGGAGAAAATAgaatgttattaaaaaagtcAAGGATTATGATGGAAGCATGAGGTTCGGAGAGGCTGATATTGCACTAGCTTTCCAGAATCATTATCAGAAGGCTTATACATCCTCTAATCCACAGGAAGCTGATATTGAGACATGTTTACAAGGCATAGACAAAAGGGTGACAATGGAGATGAATGCTGATCTGGAGGCTCCTTTCACCCAGGAAGAAGTGTTTGATGCCCTACATCAAATGGGTCCTTTTAAATCTCCAGGGCCTGGTGGGTTTGGAGTAGCCTTCTACTAGCATCACTGGGAAGCTGTGGGTCCTCGGGTGTGTGAGGCAGTGTTTGATGTTCTAAATGGGGGTGGTAAGCCTGGTTCTTTGAACCatactaatattgttttaattccaAAGATTGATGTGGCATTATCTGTGAATGATTTTCGACCCATTTCTTTATGTAATGTCTTGTACAAAATTATTGCTAAGATGTTAGCAAATAGGCTTAAGCATGTATTACCCCTTATAATATCTAGCTTCCAACGTGCTTTTGTACCAGGTAGGTCAATAATTGAGAATGTTATGGTGGCCTATGAAATGCTACACACTATGAAGAcaaggaagaaaggaagagaaggaagCATGGCTTTAaagcttgatatgtcaaaagcATATGACAGAATTGAGTGGAATTTTCTGAGGTCTATAATGGGGAGGCTGGGTTTTAGTGAAAAATGGGTCCAACTGATAATGAACTGTGTGGTATCAGTTTCTTATTCTGTTTTGGTAAATGGAAAGGAGGGGGAgagttttatcccaactagagGATTGAGGCAACGAGACCCCCTGTCTCCTTACCTTTTCATCCTATGTGCAGAAGGCCTGAGTTCACTATTGTGTGCTATTGAAGCTAAAGGGAAAATGAAGGGAGTAGCTGCTGCTAGAGGTGGAACCAGAATTACTCAtctgctttttgcagatgattgtgtgATTTTCAATAGAGCAAGTAAAGAGGATTGGTGGACAATAATTGACATACTGAAGGTCTATGAAGATTCATCTGGCCAAATGCTGAATAGACAGAAAACATCTATCCTGTTTAGCTCTAATACAAGTACTCTCAATCAAAGGGATGTTTTGCAAGAGGCTGGTGCAGTTATATGTGGGGATTATGGGAAATATCTGGGCCTCCCAACTATTGTTGGAAGATCCAAGTATGGAACGTTTAAGAGCATAAAAGACAGAATTTGGAGGAGAATTCATAGCTGGAAAAACTCATTTCTATCAAGTGCAGGAAGAGAGGTTCTGATCAAGGCAGTGTTACAGTCTATCCCTACTTATACCATGAATGTGTTTCGATTACCAAGGAAGCTGAGCAATGAGATTAATGCTATGATAGCAAGGTTCTGGTGGAGTAATAAAAAGGAAGGCAAAGGTATTCATTGGCAGAATTGGGGTAAAATGGGGGAAAATAAAAAGGTAGGTGGAATGGGATTCAGGGATATCAATACTTTTAATAAGGCTATGCTGGCCAAACAAGGATGGATGCTGCAACAGAATGTCAAATCCTTAGTAGCAAAAATTTTTAAGGAAAAGTATTACAGGAAAAGCCAATTCATTGAGGCAAAGCTTGGGTATAAGCCATCTTTCATGTGGAGGAGTTTGTTAGAGGCACAAGGTCTGGTCAAAGCTGGTATGGTGTGGAGAGTAGGTAATGGTAGGAGTATATCTATTTGGAATCAAAACTGGCTTCCCAATTCTGTAAATTTCCAAGTGAGATCACCCGTTAGAATTATAGCTGCTGACTCAAAAGTAAGTTCCCTTGTTCTTGAGGATATTCACTGCTGGAATGAGAGGCTGGTTTGTGAAATATTTAGTAGGGAAGAGGCTGCTCAGATCTACAGTCTACCTCTGAGTAGGCATGGTGTGGATGATAAAAGCTTTTAGGGCTTCACTAAGGATGGAAGGTTCTCTGTGAGAAGTGCATACCACTTATGCACTGACATGGAAAAAGTAAACTATGGGGAATGCTCAATCAGACAGGAACATAAACATGTATGGGAGGGGTTAGGGAGGCTTAATGTTCCTAACTCTACCAAGCAGTTTGTGTGGAGAGCACTGAATAATATATTGCCTACAAAGAAGAGCTTGGCCCAGAAGAATGTTGTTGAGGTTGCCACATGCCAAACTTATGGTATGGAGGAAGAAACAGTATGTCATGTCCTTTGGACCTATCCAGCTACAAGTGATGTATGGGCAGAAAGTCAGAGTGGTCTACAGAAGTGGACATGTGAAGAGAAGGAGTTCTTTTATATTTGGGCTGAGATGCAGTCAAAGTTGCAGAAGACAAAAGTAGAAGAGGTTGCCATGATCTTGAAAGGCTTATGGTGCAGAAGAAATAGGATGGTATTTGAAGGCAAGTTCGATAGCCCAAGTAAGGTGATTGTTGCTGCTATATCAGGTCTCAAGTGTTTTCAAGAATCTAGACTTGAGGGGAACCAAACCAAGGGGGTAAACATCCAAAGAAGGAAAGATACAAAGTGGAAGCCACCAGATGAAGGTGTAACAAAGGTAAATTTCGATGTTGCTATTGATAAACCGAATAACAAAGTGGGGTTGGGTATAGTAGCAAGGAATTATGAGGGAGAGCTTTTATTCTCATTATGTGCCTCAAAGATGTTTAGTGGAAGTTCAGATTTGGCTGAAGCTATTACCTTATGGAGAGCTATGGATCTAGTTGTGGAACTAGATGGTCGAAATGTGGTTTTTGAAGGTGATGCTAAAAGGGTAATAAAAGGGGTAGCAGGGAAGGGAATCATATGTGCTTCGATGACTCAGCTTTTTGAGGAGATGCGAAGCAGGCTGGTTCATAGGCAAGATTGGTCTGTGGAACTCATTTATAGGGAAGGCAATAGTGTGGCTCATGAACTTGCTAAGAGGGCGTTGAGAATTGAAGGGGAATGCTGCTGGATTGAAGAGGGACCTATAGAGATTGTTGATATTGTTAAGCGAGAAATGCTTTGTAATAATTTACAGCAACATCTTGTGGGTGACAGAGTGTAAACAGATGTTGGTTTGCACCATTTGgttatgaatgaatgagaagTATTTCTGgatgattcaaaaaaaaaaaaaaaacacttaaaaccctcttaatcccaaaatatatcatcacttcctaaaaatcaccaatatccaccatgaccaacgtcaaactcaaagcaccaatatttaaacccgaaacaaccaacaaattttatagcataaaccaatctcacacaaacaactcaaTCATCAAACCCAACCGACCCCTttactccttggactcagtccggcgcaaccaacaaattcacagtaaatatgaattagcgcagaaatacatttaaatctcaaaagttatttgggaaaaatacttacaatgctgtaatataatttttgaaagatcacagaggtgctagaagcggcaaagCAGCAACAAAATAGTGTCAAATGCACTGTGCCCAtgagtctcaaaaacccacttttgaacaggtgtaaatgaagacccgagattgatagggtaagtcttagggatgtcggtgaagctagtggtagtggtggttggccgtgggtggcggcgtagagggcggtcgaaggctaaaatatccaaaacaaaaatattgatggtggggcttcactggtgatagatcggaggtggggttgggtccaatggcttgccaggaggtcgaggatgatgtggtgagaagatggtggccggaggtggcgcgacggcggcgcagcggcgcaaggagtatcgcggcttggtgtggtgcaagggggctaacggcggcgcgaggagggctaaaattacagggaggtggtcgcctgtcgaaggggaggtgagaaggaggggcggtgtcggtcaccgccggTGTACGGCGGCGGGCTAGGGGAGAAGAGAAACggatagagagagggaggaggggtTGCGGCGCACAGGAAgcagtggaagaaaaagaaaaagaaagaaaggaaaagaagaaaagaagaaaaaaaaagaggaaagagaaaatgtagggaaagaaaacaacaagtaaaataaaataattcaaacgtaatgattaaaatgaaaataaataactaaacccaacaacaagttaattttaatatgaaaaataatttaaacgtattacaataatcaattataagaaagcacttcagaataattttcacaaaattaaaatcataaaaataaacccactaaaaaaaatccaaccaattttaaaataagagaataaatttttaaattaataacaaataatctttcaataaaaaaaatacactaaaatacggggtgttacacagagattaaatttatcatattttaggTTTTcgagaaatttagatttttagaaaaataggtTACTTAGCGTTTCAGTTGtaagtattgaaaaattgtGTTAATTTCGGATATTTATGGGAGTACgagactattttataggtgacaattgatttttgtttagTACTGCTgtggaaaaattctgaaaaattaagaaattcaaGTAAGTgtggttcctatgctagactttacacAAATGGtttagactgaggttgacttttctgaaaattatgcatgttttgttatgaaatgagaacttaaGAAAAAAACCACGGCTGTTTATTTGCATCActtatgaaatctgtatgaaaaatagaaactgtttctgacatgcattgtgtagacataagttaaattttgtcatgttgtctctgaaatttgaaaaagagcgatattgagaatctgagaaaattgtgcattgatttagaaagatgctccgacttttgttttcagtaagtgagaatgatctgattatattttggtactttgtttttttttgatatggcatttgaaaacctttggcatggtgtactaaATTTTGTATATGACTCTGTCTTTGCtatgctctgttatgctctgctctgctctgtttgggttggtacaaacttctctgtctctgagtgcactcactttggaaataaagcgATTTTATGTGGTATTTCCTGTGtccacactcggggctccgagagtaataagggaaagatttcacttCAATCTCTGCCCGGTTTGGCCACAGGTGTTAGCACAACCcaaccacgggggtgaaacatggtctatGCTCTGTGAGATgctatgttttgatatgatgatgatgcttaggttatgttatgccaaagtactatgggttttatatgtcttaaaatcatcgctctgttacgtttgaaaacatgttctgttctgcatgataactctaagaaatattttgttttgcatactgtattctataaatgctcatgtttccatgctagtatatgtcctctacttactgagctgttgataactcactccatatctccacaatatttttcagatattttggatacttcaacAGATGTTCAAGAAAATGAAGCATGGGTAAGGCTTTGTGAGCATAGTctattaaatacaaagagggtacttgttattggagaatttttattgaatagtttCATTTTACTCTGTTCACTTAGTACTTTGGAAAGTTGGCATTTATTTTGAGACTTCATCGTAttcttagttatttattttggagtagatGGTCTAAAGCAATGAGGCCTATgagtaattgaggaatttgagtttatatttgcATAGTGAGATATGATTTCAAGTGTTGAGAGGTAACTCTCTGACCCTTCCGGGACAGGGGCGTTACACACCTTGTCGCAAGTTCGTCGTTGGGTGAGTCCCTCACACGCTGCTCCCTTTTCTCTCGTGCTCGCGCTCtcactctccattctctctctctctctccctctctctctctctctcttgctctttCTCTCATCACTTTTGCTCCCTCTCTCATGATTGATGTGTTGTCGTGCCGACAACCTTCGACCTCCGCCCCCCCGCTCTTCGTGCCACTCCTCCTCTCTTGGTGGGTATGGATGCCTCTGTTGTATGGTTTGGTCTGGAGTTTTTTTTACaatctcaattttcttttttgctccCAAACAACCCATTTTACGAAGTGTAGCATTGTTTGATGATCATAAAGGAATAAGTGCTAGAGGGTACAAGTTTTTATTGAAGAGTCTAAGAGTCTTATTTAGtatgtttatgattttatgttattttgtattTGGAGTCATGGATATTTATGAATCCTTATggtgtttttaaattatttcattgaagtAATTTTTGGTGTTCCGGTGGAGGAACATATATacttggtttgaataaatggatttgtattttgatggagaatttggagtatataaatatgcTATGAGAGATGgttttaggttacaagagctaactTAGCGGACCTTCGAGAACGGAGCGTTATAGTTGATATCAGAGACATGTTTGGGATTCTGTAAACTATAATAAGGTGGTTGATgacatttaaggttttagaattatgtAGGCATTGCGATATGATTCGGaagatatttggtttgagattctgcagactttatggattgagggtttggaaatttgagattttagatTTGATTGGCTTATTCTGTAGGCTGTAGACATGACTTGAAGGTTTAGATTTCAAAATTGATATAAGTTTGAGTGAAAGTCAGGTTTAGAGGTTTTGCAGACTATAACatatgaggttttggatatcTGCGGGTTTAGGatgtaatttcatatttgaggtATAAAAATTTGAGGACTATGAGATGATCATGAGGATATGTCAGGTTTGAGGTTCAATAGACTTTAGTATATGTGGTTTTGGGTTATTGGGGactttaggaaatatttttccaatttgATGTTTATAATTTGGTAGAGTTTAAGAGATATTCTTGTTGATAATTAAGGTTTGAGATTCTACAGATTTTATGGATTTGAGTTTTTGGAAATCAGAAGTTTAGAGATGatgtatttttaaaagtgatttatTGATGAGACTTAAGGTCCTAGAATTTTGTGGGctccaagatatgatttttgatTATATGTAAGGTTTTTGCACTTGTGGACCTATGGAATATGTCCCACGAAATCtgagattttatattttgtatattttaggAAAACGATTTGTTTTAagacatttgagattttaattccCGTAGGTGTAATGCTGTGGACTGTAGGAAATGATTCTAACAGGATTTATGGTATAGATTTCAAGTTGACTTCTTTGAAAGAGCTTTGGCTAGGAATTTGAGGCTTAcacttgtgatattgatgttttagagCTACAATTATGttgatataatttatgaatttgacTCTAGTGAGTTAAAAATGTATGAACTAGTTAAATGTGAGGTTTAGTTCATTTTAGATGTACGTGAGTGAGTTACGATGTGTTTAGGACTACAAGTTATCAGAGTGCGCATCGGAAGCATGGTTTTTAGTAATATGATGGTTTGGCAGTTTATTTTCCTTTAGTATgatgttattatattatgtggAGAATTCAGAATTGATTATTAGgtctttaattgtattattgaggtTTGTAGTTAGACTTGATTTGGATCTTTTGAAGTGCAATACATTGTGAGTTAATGGGTATGAAGGATTAAGTTTTTGAGAATCAACTTTAGGAACAACAAACTTCGagggcaatttttttttttaatgggggagaatgtaacactcGGGCCCAGCACTAAGCCtgctttctaaatatttttggagtcaTGGATATTTCTAAACCTTAtggactttttaaaatatttcattgaagtaCTTTTTGTTGTTCTGGTGGAGGAACATATATacttggtttgaataaatggatttgtattttgatggagaatttggagtatataaatatgttatgagaTATGGTTTTAGGTTACAATTGTTAACTTTCCGGGCCTTCAGGAACGCGACGTTACAAATATCATGCCAGGAAGACATCACGCTGCGAGGGACGTCAATCATGACACAAAGACATTCATATCATGGGCTTAAGAATAAATAGCATGCTCAcatttaactttcaaatttaataaggCACATAGTATTTTTCAAACATTCCAACCATTATAAATTTGCACAAATCACAAGCAAAGCGAAAATAACATAAGAATGTAcacaaatccaaaatttatacAAGTTTGCAATTTAATGTCCAAGTGCACcattccaaacaaaaccaacaattatttatttattaaaaccTCATTAAAGATCCACTTACCTTGATTTCTAGTAAAAATAGTCATGATGTTTATTTGCCAACGGTCACTCAGAACCTATTTCAATCCGATTATAAT from Juglans regia cultivar Chandler chromosome 4, Walnut 2.0, whole genome shotgun sequence encodes:
- the LOC108979851 gene encoding uncharacterized protein LOC108979851; protein product: MEKVNYGECSIRQEHKHVWEGLGRLNVPNSTKQFVWRALNNILPTKKSLAQKNVVEVATCQTYGMEEETVCHVLWTYPATSDVWAESQSGLQKWTCEEKEFFYIWAEMQSKLQKTKVEEVAMILKGLWCRRNRMVFEGKFDSPSKVIVAAISGLKCFQESRLEGNQTKGVNIQRRKDTKWKPPDEGVTKVNFDVAIDKPNNKVGLGIVARNYEGELLFSLCASKMFSGSSDLAEAITLWRAMDLVVELDGRNVVFEGDAKRVIKGVAGKGIICASMTQLFEEMRSRLVHRQDWSVELIYREGNSVAHELAKRALRIEGECCWIEEGPIEIVDIVKREMLCNNLQQHLVGDRV